In the genome of Thiomicrospira aerophila AL3, one region contains:
- the rpoB gene encoding DNA-directed RNA polymerase subunit beta, which yields MSYSLTEKKRIRKDFATQASMLDVPYLLSLQKSSYHDFIQLEKKPNDRAAMGLHSAFKSVFPIKGVAGTADLDYVSYHLGQPEFDVKECKQRGVTYAAPLRVKMRLVIYDKDAPAGNRPVKDIKEQEVYLGDMPLMTDNGTFVINGTERVIVTQLHRSPGVIFDNDKGKSHSSGKILFNARIIPYRGSWLDFEFDHNDCLFTRIDRRRKLPVSILLRAMGYDNEQILSAFFDTTPIRITKTKIVMGIIPEQLKGQVAAFDIVDKGEVIVAAGSRINARSIKQFEQAGLKEIDVPEAFLVGKVLAENLVDKSTGELLAPANTVITSDLIAKMHEIGKIQFGVLFIDELLHGPYISDTLNLDSTSTQLEAQIEIYRMMRPGEPPTKESSEALFNSLFFEEERYDLSSVGRMKLNRRLGRENNDGRLVLEPEDVVDVIRELIRIRNGESTVDDIDTLGNRRIRAVGEMAENAFRVGLVRVERAVKERLNSAESDGLMPQDLINAKPVSAAIKEFFGSSQLSQFMDQVNPLSEVTHKRRVSALGPGGLTRERAGFEVRDVHPTHYGRVCPIETPEGPNIGLINSLAVYAKTNEYGFLETPYRRVVDGQVTDEIVYISAIDEAQYVIAQASARLDDSGRFVDDLISARHQNEFTLSMSKDINLMDVSPKQIVSVAAALIPFLEHDDANRALMGSNMQRQAVPTLRADKPLVGTGIEKTVAIDSGVTVVAERGGEVVSADASRIVVRVNADEIREGETGVDIYNLIKYQRSNQNTCINQKPIVAAGNIVARGDVLADGPSTDLGELALGQNMRVAFMPWNGYNFEDSILVSERVVQEDRFTTIHIEEFTCLARDTKLGPEEITADIPNVGESALSRLDESGIVYIGAEVKQGDILVGKVTPKGETQLTPEEKLLRAIFGEKASDVKDTSLRVSKGIEGTVIDVQVFTREGMKKDARAQAIHEEELDAVRKDIDEQYRILEQDSLARLRTMLAGQSTMDGKTLSAEQLASMDKKALFLLNLADEDLMRQLEAQEDQLNTKRKDLNAAFEEKRKKLTQGDDLAPGVSKMVKVYVAIKRRIQPGDKMAGRHGNKGVISRICPVEDMPFDETGRPVDICLNPLGVPSRMNVGQILETHLGLAAEGLGQKIDAMLRREADLAEVRGFLSKIYNETQGQGVDFAAFNDDELIELARNLRKGVPMATPVFDGAGEDQIKALLRLADLPESGQMRLFDGRTGDEFDRPVTVGYMYMLKLNHLVDDKMHARSTGPYSLVTQQPLGGKAQFGGQRFGEMEVWALEAYGAAFTLQEMLTVKSDDLNGRTRMYKNIVDGNEYMEPGMPESFSVLRKEIRALGIDIELEQD from the coding sequence ATGTCATATTCGTTAACCGAAAAGAAACGTATCCGTAAAGACTTTGCTACCCAAGCATCTATGCTGGATGTTCCCTATCTATTGTCTTTACAAAAGAGCTCTTATCACGATTTTATCCAATTGGAAAAGAAGCCAAATGACCGTGCTGCGATGGGTCTGCATTCTGCTTTTAAATCGGTATTTCCTATTAAAGGTGTTGCCGGTACAGCAGATTTAGATTACGTCAGCTACCACTTAGGTCAGCCTGAGTTTGATGTTAAAGAGTGTAAGCAGCGTGGGGTAACCTATGCGGCGCCTTTACGGGTTAAAATGCGTTTAGTGATTTATGACAAGGATGCACCAGCTGGTAATCGTCCTGTTAAGGACATTAAAGAGCAGGAAGTCTATTTAGGCGATATGCCATTAATGACCGATAACGGGACATTTGTTATTAACGGTACTGAGCGTGTTATCGTTACCCAATTACATCGTTCACCTGGTGTAATTTTTGATAACGATAAGGGCAAATCGCATTCATCAGGTAAGATTTTATTTAATGCTCGTATTATTCCATACCGTGGCTCTTGGTTAGACTTTGAGTTTGACCATAATGACTGTCTATTTACACGTATTGACCGTCGTCGTAAATTACCAGTTTCTATTCTGTTACGTGCGATGGGTTATGACAATGAGCAAATTCTATCAGCATTTTTTGATACCACGCCTATTCGCATCACCAAAACCAAAATTGTGATGGGTATTATCCCAGAGCAGTTAAAAGGACAAGTAGCGGCATTTGACATTGTTGACAAGGGTGAAGTTATTGTCGCAGCGGGAAGTCGTATTAATGCACGTAGCATCAAGCAGTTTGAGCAGGCAGGCTTAAAAGAAATTGATGTCCCTGAAGCCTTTTTAGTAGGGAAGGTATTGGCGGAAAATTTAGTTGATAAGTCAACCGGTGAATTATTGGCACCAGCTAACACTGTGATTACGAGTGATTTAATTGCCAAGATGCATGAAATTGGCAAAATCCAGTTTGGGGTATTATTTATCGACGAACTCCTTCATGGTCCGTATATTTCAGACACACTGAATCTTGATAGTACAAGTACACAACTAGAAGCTCAGATTGAAATCTACCGAATGATGCGCCCTGGTGAGCCCCCAACGAAAGAATCTTCAGAAGCATTATTTAACAGTCTGTTCTTTGAAGAAGAACGTTATGATTTGTCATCAGTTGGACGGATGAAGCTAAATCGTCGTCTTGGGCGTGAAAATAATGATGGACGTCTGGTTCTTGAACCTGAGGATGTTGTTGATGTTATCCGTGAGTTGATTCGTATCCGCAATGGCGAAAGTACTGTTGATGATATCGATACTCTTGGTAACCGCCGTATCCGTGCTGTTGGTGAAATGGCTGAAAACGCATTCCGCGTTGGTTTAGTGCGTGTAGAGCGTGCGGTAAAAGAGCGTCTAAACAGTGCAGAAAGTGATGGTTTAATGCCACAGGATTTAATTAATGCTAAGCCTGTATCGGCGGCTATTAAGGAGTTCTTTGGCTCTAGCCAACTTTCGCAGTTTATGGATCAGGTTAACCCTTTGTCAGAGGTCACACATAAACGTCGTGTCTCGGCACTTGGCCCTGGTGGCTTAACGCGTGAGCGTGCAGGATTTGAGGTTCGTGACGTACACCCTACCCACTATGGTCGTGTGTGTCCGATTGAAACCCCTGAAGGTCCAAACATTGGTTTGATTAACTCTTTAGCTGTTTATGCTAAAACTAACGAATATGGTTTTTTAGAGACCCCTTACCGTCGCGTGGTAGATGGGCAGGTTACAGATGAAATCGTATATATTTCGGCAATTGATGAAGCGCAGTATGTTATCGCTCAGGCAAGTGCGCGACTAGATGATTCTGGTCGTTTTGTGGATGATCTAATCTCAGCTCGTCATCAGAACGAATTTACCCTGTCGATGTCAAAAGATATTAATCTGATGGATGTTTCGCCAAAACAAATCGTATCGGTTGCTGCAGCACTTATCCCATTCCTTGAGCACGACGATGCTAACCGTGCTTTGATGGGATCTAACATGCAGCGTCAGGCGGTTCCTACACTGCGTGCTGATAAGCCATTAGTAGGAACAGGTATTGAAAAAACTGTAGCGATTGATTCTGGTGTGACTGTTGTAGCAGAGCGTGGTGGTGAAGTGGTATCAGCAGACGCATCTCGAATTGTAGTGCGTGTTAATGCAGACGAAATTCGAGAAGGCGAAACAGGGGTTGATATTTACAATCTGATTAAGTATCAGCGTTCTAACCAAAATACCTGTATTAACCAAAAACCGATTGTAGCTGCTGGCAATATAGTTGCTCGTGGTGACGTATTGGCTGACGGTCCATCTACTGACTTAGGCGAACTGGCCCTTGGTCAGAACATGCGTGTTGCCTTTATGCCTTGGAATGGTTACAACTTCGAAGACTCGATTTTGGTTTCTGAGCGAGTAGTTCAAGAAGACCGCTTTACTACGATTCATATTGAAGAATTTACCTGTTTGGCACGAGATACCAAGCTAGGGCCTGAAGAAATTACGGCTGATATTCCAAACGTTGGTGAGTCGGCGCTTTCACGTTTAGATGAGAGCGGCATTGTCTACATTGGTGCTGAAGTAAAACAAGGCGATATTTTGGTAGGCAAGGTTACACCAAAAGGTGAAACGCAATTAACGCCAGAAGAAAAGTTGTTACGTGCTATTTTTGGTGAGAAAGCGTCTGACGTAAAAGATACTTCACTGCGTGTTTCAAAAGGCATTGAAGGAACTGTTATTGACGTTCAAGTCTTTACTCGCGAAGGAATGAAAAAAGACGCACGTGCTCAAGCCATTCATGAAGAAGAGCTAGATGCTGTGCGAAAAGATATTGATGAGCAATATCGTATTCTTGAGCAGGATAGCCTAGCACGCTTACGCACCATGTTGGCGGGTCAGTCAACCATGGATGGTAAGACACTAAGCGCTGAGCAGCTGGCTAGCATGGATAAAAAGGCACTGTTCCTGCTGAATTTGGCTGATGAGGATTTAATGCGCCAGTTAGAGGCACAAGAAGATCAGTTGAATACTAAGCGTAAAGACCTTAATGCGGCTTTTGAAGAAAAGCGCAAAAAATTGACCCAGGGTGATGATTTAGCACCGGGTGTGTCAAAAATGGTGAAGGTGTATGTTGCGATTAAACGCCGTATACAACCAGGTGACAAGATGGCTGGTCGTCATGGTAACAAGGGTGTAATATCGCGCATTTGTCCGGTTGAGGATATGCCCTTTGATGAAACGGGACGTCCGGTTGATATTTGCTTAAATCCGCTAGGCGTACCTTCACGTATGAACGTAGGTCAGATTCTTGAAACACATTTAGGTCTTGCTGCTGAAGGTCTAGGTCAGAAAATTGATGCGATGTTACGTCGTGAGGCTGATCTTGCTGAAGTGCGTGGTTTCCTGTCGAAAATTTACAATGAGACCCAAGGTCAGGGTGTTGATTTTGCCGCCTTTAATGACGATGAACTAATTGAGTTGGCACGTAACCTACGAAAAGGTGTGCCAATGGCAACGCCAGTGTTTGATGGTGCAGGAGAAGATCAAATTAAGGCATTGTTACGTTTAGCAGACTTACCAGAGTCAGGGCAAATGCGCTTATTTGACGGTCGTACGGGTGATGAGTTTGATCGCCCGGTCACGGTTGGTTATATGTATATGCTCAAGCTAAACCATTTGGTTGATGACAAGATGCATGCGCGCTCCACTGGTCCATACAGTTTGGTTACTCAGCAACCATTGGGTGGTAAAGCTCAGTTTGGTGGCCAGCGTTTTGGAGAGATGGAGGTATGGGCACTTGAAGCCTATGGTGCAGCATTCACGTTGCAGGAAATGTTAACGGTGAAGTCGGATGACCTGAATGGTCGTACGCGGATGTACAAAAACATTGTTGATGGCAATGAGTACATGGAACCGGGGATGCCTGAATCCTTTAGCGTATTGCGTAAAGAGATTCGTGCATTAGGTATTGATATTGAGTTGGAGCAAGACTAA
- the rpoC gene encoding DNA-directed RNA polymerase subunit beta' has translation MKDLIGFLKKQNVSSEFDAIKVSLASPEKIRSWSYGEVKKPETINYRTFKPERDGLFCAKIFGPIRDYECLCGKYKRLKHRGVICEKCGVEVTQSKVRRERMGHIDLATPVAHIWFLKSLPSRIGLMLDMTLKEIEAVLYFEAFMVVDPGLTPLEPWQLLTEEEYLDALEEHGDEFEAMMGAEAIKRMLQAIDLVEEAARLRSEVESTNSETKQKKVSKRLKLIESFLQSGNKPEWMVLEVLPVLPPELRPLVPLDGGRFATSDLNDLYRRVINRNNRLKRLLDLMAPDIIVRNEKRMLQEAVDSLLDNGRRGRAVTGTNKRQLKSLADMIKGKQGRFRQNLLGKRVDYSGRSVIVVGPTLRLHQCGLPKKMALELFKPFIFSKLQKRGSAPTIKAAKKMVEQSLPEVWDVLDEVIREHPVLLNRAPTLHRLGIQAFEPVLIEGKAINLHPLVCSAFNADFDGDQMAVHVPLSLEAQLEARTLMMSTNNLLSPANGDPIIVPSQDVVLGLYYITREKINAIGEGKAFVNWQEVTRALEAKVVHLHTRIKLRVNETLIEEGVERCQTRIVDTTVGRALLSRILPKGLSYDLINTNLTKKNISKVLNTCYRVLGPKETVIFADQLMYAGFKWSTMAGLSFCSDDMLIPDEKAPILERAEEQVKEIQTQYAQGLVTEGERYNKVVDIWSHTNELVTKAMMEELQYDLTIDAKGEQVKETSFNSIYMMADSGARGSVAQMRQLGGMRGLMAKPDGSIIETPITANFREGLNVLQYFISTHGARKGLADTALKTANSGYLTRRLVDVAQDVVVTEHDCGTHAGIEMTAHVEGGDVIESLRERILGRVLSDAVLDASGNVLVEEGTLLDEKLVDLIDANGIDRVKVRSPITCETKFGVCQKCYGRDLARGHLVNMGEAVGVMAAQSIGEPGTQLTMRTFHIGGTASKSAAQSQVEVKYEGSVKFHNLKTVRNSEDKVMVTTRSGEVTIQDAAGREKERYKIPYGATLVVTEGQQLSSGEIIATWDPHTHPVISEVAGLVEYGNFDGTVEEKLDELTGLVTRVVKSAKERSNAMKDARPFIRLVDEKGESICFAGTQTPAIYYLPENAIVLVQGGAKLTSGDVLARIPQESSKTKDITGGLPRVADLFEARQPKEPAIMAEVSGVISFGKETKGKQRLIITQDSGEQYETLIPKWRSVNVFEGERVERGDIIVEGSPNAHDILRLLGVERLAEYIVDEVQDVYRLQGVRINDKHIEAIIRQMLRKVEIRSAGDTGLIKGEQAEYARVLELNEKMREEGKVEATYERILLGITKSSLATESFISAASFQETTRVLTEAAVSGKRDTLVGLKENVIVGRLIPAGTGFAYHQARRKASAEVDSELRAFIQSEVFADDDIGEDILEEMPVVDDRIMEVEESEQ, from the coding sequence ATGAAAGATTTAATCGGTTTTCTAAAAAAACAAAACGTTTCCAGTGAATTTGATGCGATTAAAGTATCACTTGCTTCACCTGAAAAAATTCGTTCATGGTCATATGGAGAAGTTAAAAAGCCTGAGACTATCAACTATCGTACCTTTAAGCCTGAGCGAGATGGTTTATTCTGTGCCAAGATCTTTGGTCCAATCCGCGATTACGAGTGTTTGTGTGGTAAATATAAGCGCCTAAAGCATCGCGGCGTTATCTGCGAAAAATGTGGTGTTGAGGTTACACAGTCAAAGGTACGTCGCGAGCGTATGGGTCATATCGACCTGGCGACACCCGTTGCACATATTTGGTTTCTAAAGTCACTGCCAAGCCGTATTGGTCTAATGTTGGATATGACGCTAAAAGAAATTGAAGCGGTGTTGTATTTTGAAGCCTTTATGGTCGTTGATCCTGGATTAACACCACTTGAGCCATGGCAGTTATTGACTGAAGAAGAATACCTTGATGCCCTTGAAGAGCATGGCGATGAATTTGAAGCCATGATGGGTGCTGAGGCAATTAAGCGTATGCTACAGGCTATTGATTTGGTCGAAGAGGCTGCTCGTCTCCGTTCTGAGGTTGAAAGCACCAATTCTGAAACCAAGCAAAAGAAAGTGTCTAAACGCTTAAAGTTGATTGAGTCATTCCTGCAGTCTGGTAACAAGCCTGAGTGGATGGTGCTAGAAGTATTACCAGTTCTACCTCCAGAGCTTCGTCCGTTAGTTCCACTTGATGGTGGTCGTTTTGCTACATCTGACTTGAACGACCTTTACCGTCGTGTGATTAACCGTAACAACCGTTTAAAACGTTTGTTAGACCTAATGGCGCCAGACATTATTGTGCGTAACGAAAAACGGATGCTGCAAGAAGCTGTTGACTCTTTATTGGACAATGGTCGTCGTGGTCGTGCCGTTACGGGTACTAATAAGCGTCAATTGAAATCACTTGCTGACATGATCAAAGGTAAGCAGGGTCGTTTCCGTCAAAACCTACTAGGCAAGCGCGTTGACTACTCTGGCCGTTCGGTTATCGTTGTGGGTCCTACACTGCGTTTGCACCAATGTGGTTTACCAAAGAAAATGGCTCTAGAGTTATTTAAGCCTTTTATTTTCAGCAAGTTACAAAAACGTGGTTCTGCGCCAACGATTAAAGCGGCGAAAAAAATGGTTGAACAAAGTCTACCGGAAGTTTGGGATGTGCTCGATGAAGTAATCCGTGAACATCCTGTACTACTTAACCGTGCGCCGACGTTACATAGACTTGGTATTCAGGCATTTGAACCTGTGTTGATTGAAGGTAAAGCAATTAACCTTCATCCTCTGGTATGTTCTGCGTTTAACGCCGACTTTGACGGTGATCAGATGGCTGTCCATGTACCGTTATCACTAGAAGCTCAGTTAGAAGCACGTACTTTGATGATGTCGACTAATAACCTGCTATCACCAGCAAACGGTGACCCAATCATCGTGCCATCACAGGACGTTGTATTAGGCCTATATTATATCACGCGAGAAAAAATTAATGCTATTGGTGAAGGCAAGGCATTTGTAAACTGGCAGGAAGTGACTCGCGCATTAGAAGCGAAAGTTGTTCATTTACATACGCGTATTAAGCTGCGTGTGAATGAAACCTTAATTGAAGAGGGTGTTGAACGTTGTCAGACCCGTATTGTTGATACGACGGTTGGCCGTGCCTTATTAAGCAGAATTCTGCCCAAAGGCCTGTCATATGACCTTATTAACACTAACCTAACTAAGAAGAACATTAGTAAGGTTTTAAACACTTGTTATCGTGTGTTAGGTCCAAAAGAAACAGTTATCTTTGCTGACCAATTGATGTATGCCGGTTTTAAATGGTCAACTATGGCTGGATTGTCTTTCTGTTCCGATGACATGTTGATTCCTGATGAAAAGGCGCCTATTTTGGAGCGTGCAGAAGAACAGGTTAAAGAGATTCAAACTCAGTACGCGCAAGGCTTAGTAACAGAGGGTGAGCGTTATAACAAGGTGGTCGACATTTGGTCACATACCAACGAGCTTGTTACCAAGGCGATGATGGAAGAGTTGCAATATGACTTAACGATAGACGCCAAGGGTGAACAGGTTAAAGAAACATCGTTTAACTCAATTTATATGATGGCAGACTCGGGCGCGCGTGGATCGGTGGCTCAGATGCGTCAGTTGGGTGGTATGCGTGGATTGATGGCTAAACCAGATGGCTCGATTATTGAAACCCCGATTACCGCTAACTTCCGTGAAGGTCTAAACGTACTACAGTATTTTATTTCGACTCACGGTGCGCGTAAAGGCTTGGCCGATACAGCACTCAAAACGGCTAACTCGGGTTACCTAACACGTCGTCTAGTAGACGTTGCCCAGGACGTCGTGGTTACAGAGCATGACTGTGGTACGCATGCGGGTATTGAAATGACGGCCCACGTTGAGGGTGGTGATGTCATCGAATCATTGCGTGAGCGTATTTTAGGACGTGTTCTAAGTGACGCTGTCCTAGATGCTTCGGGTAATGTGTTGGTTGAAGAAGGTACGTTGCTTGATGAGAAACTGGTCGATCTGATCGATGCCAATGGTATTGATCGTGTCAAGGTTCGTTCACCAATCACCTGTGAAACTAAGTTTGGCGTTTGTCAAAAGTGCTATGGTCGTGATTTAGCACGTGGACATCTTGTGAATATGGGTGAAGCAGTTGGGGTCATGGCGGCACAGTCAATCGGTGAGCCTGGTACGCAGCTGACCATGCGTACATTCCATATTGGTGGTACCGCTTCTAAGTCGGCGGCTCAAAGCCAGGTGGAAGTGAAGTACGAAGGTAGTGTGAAATTCCACAATCTGAAGACAGTTCGTAACTCTGAAGATAAAGTCATGGTAACGACACGTTCAGGCGAAGTGACAATCCAGGATGCGGCGGGTCGAGAAAAAGAACGCTATAAAATTCCTTACGGTGCAACCTTGGTTGTGACAGAAGGTCAGCAACTAAGTTCTGGTGAGATTATTGCAACCTGGGATCCACATACTCACCCTGTTATTTCAGAGGTAGCGGGTTTAGTTGAGTATGGTAACTTTGACGGCACCGTTGAAGAAAAGCTTGATGAATTAACAGGCCTGGTAACCCGTGTGGTTAAAAGTGCCAAAGAGCGTTCTAATGCGATGAAGGATGCTCGGCCGTTTATTCGTCTTGTTGATGAAAAAGGCGAGAGTATTTGTTTCGCGGGCACGCAAACACCAGCGATCTATTATCTGCCTGAAAACGCAATTGTATTGGTTCAGGGTGGTGCTAAATTAACCTCTGGTGACGTATTAGCACGTATTCCACAAGAATCATCGAAAACAAAAGATATTACCGGTGGTCTTCCACGTGTGGCCGATCTTTTTGAAGCACGTCAGCCTAAAGAACCTGCAATTATGGCTGAGGTAAGTGGCGTAATCTCCTTTGGTAAAGAAACAAAAGGCAAGCAGCGCTTAATCATTACCCAGGATTCTGGTGAGCAGTATGAGACATTGATTCCGAAATGGCGAAGTGTCAACGTGTTCGAAGGTGAACGTGTCGAGCGTGGTGATATCATTGTAGAAGGTAGTCCAAATGCACATGATATTCTGCGCCTACTAGGTGTCGAACGTCTTGCTGAATATATTGTTGACGAAGTACAAGATGTATATCGTCTACAGGGTGTGCGGATTAACGATAAACACATTGAAGCGATCATTCGTCAAATGTTGCGTAAAGTAGAGATTCGCTCTGCTGGTGATACCGGTTTGATCAAGGGCGAGCAAGCTGAGTATGCTCGTGTACTAGAGTTGAACGAAAAAATGCGTGAAGAAGGTAAGGTAGAAGCGACCTATGAGCGTATTTTATTGGGTATTACTAAGTCTTCATTAGCAACAGAGTCGTTTATATCTGCGGCGTCTTTCCAAGAAACAACTCGTGTATTGACTGAGGCTGCAGTCAGTGGCAAGCGAGATACACTGGTAGGATTGAAAGAAAACGTTATTGTTGGTCGTCTGATCCCTGCGGGTACTGGATTTGCTTATCACCAAGCACGTCGCAAGGCGAGTGCTGAAGTTGATAGTGAATTAAGAGCCTTTATTCAGAGTGAAGTTTTTGCTGATGACGATATTGGTGAAGACATTCTTGAAGAAATGCCGGTCGTTGATGATCGGATAATGGAAGTTGAAGAGTCAGAGCAATAA
- the rpsL gene encoding 30S ribosomal protein S12 encodes MATINQLVRKPRKDKIKKSAVPALDACPQRRGVCTRVYTTTPKKPNSALRKVARVRLTNGFEVTSYIGGEGHNLQEHSVILIRGGRVKDLPGVRYHTVRGALDCAGVNERKQGRSKYGAKRPKGK; translated from the coding sequence ATGGCTACAATTAACCAGTTGGTTCGTAAGCCGCGTAAAGACAAAATTAAAAAATCTGCCGTACCAGCTTTGGATGCATGTCCTCAGCGTCGCGGTGTTTGTACGCGTGTTTATACCACTACCCCTAAAAAGCCTAACTCTGCCTTGCGTAAGGTTGCGCGTGTTCGTTTAACTAATGGTTTTGAAGTGACTTCATACATTGGTGGTGAAGGTCATAACCTTCAGGAACACTCGGTAATCCTGATTCGTGGTGGGCGTGTTAAGGATTTGCCTGGTGTGCGTTATCATACAGTTCGTGGTGCACTTGACTGTGCAGGCGTTAATGAGCGTAAACAAGGTCGTTCTAAGTACGGTGCTAAGCGTCCAAAAGGTAAATAA
- the rpsG gene encoding 30S ribosomal protein S7, whose product MARRREIPKRLVLPDPKFGDVVLTKFVNMIMVSGKKAVAEKIVYDALDKVVERRKGGDHAALLRDALDNVGPLVEVKSRRVGGATYQVPVEVRPERKMALSMRWIVEAARKRNEKGMMLRLAGELADALENRGSAIKKKEDTHRMAEANKAFSHFRW is encoded by the coding sequence ATGGCAAGAAGAAGAGAGATACCCAAACGTTTGGTTCTACCGGATCCAAAGTTTGGTGATGTTGTATTAACAAAATTTGTTAACATGATTATGGTCAGCGGCAAAAAAGCTGTGGCTGAAAAAATTGTATATGATGCATTGGACAAGGTAGTTGAGCGCCGTAAAGGTGGCGATCATGCTGCATTGTTACGTGATGCATTGGATAATGTTGGTCCATTGGTGGAAGTTAAGTCTCGCCGCGTAGGTGGTGCGACATATCAGGTGCCTGTTGAAGTGCGTCCAGAGCGTAAGATGGCGTTGTCTATGCGCTGGATAGTTGAAGCTGCACGTAAGCGTAATGAAAAAGGCATGATGTTGCGTCTTGCTGGTGAGCTTGCTGACGCGCTTGAAAACCGTGGTTCAGCAATCAAGAAAAAAGAAGATACCCATAGAATGGCTGAGGCCAACAAGGCTTTCTCTCATTTCCGTTGGTAA